In one window of Episyrphus balteatus chromosome 3, idEpiBalt1.1, whole genome shotgun sequence DNA:
- the LOC129915623 gene encoding uncharacterized protein LOC129915623 — protein MWENPSCQPSATTCPQVRFDALYYKPSDKAIREYQQTWIECPARLIKPSVSCKFPQDKYPPLERRPRRARPDTAKCMDSSKLKLASCSRQKDLKQNASCLKIIMPGCRGVRQDIRCKLVREPANCKIIANPYPSYSECNHPKSKSKPPNECECMKIRSMCDIWTILRKKQIL, from the coding sequence ATGTGGGAAAATCCCAGTTGTCAACCGTCTGCAACAACATGTCCACAAGTTCGATTCGATGCTTTATATTACAAACCCTCAGATAAGGCAATACGAGAATATCAACAAACATGGATTGAATGTCCTGCAAGATTAATCAAGCCCAGTGTTAGTTGTAAATTTCCTCAAGATAAATATCCACCTTTAGAGCGAAGACCAAGACGAGCAAGACCAGATACAGcgaaatgcatggattccagcAAGTTAAAATTGGCATCATGTTCTAGGCAAAAGGATCTGAAACAGAATGCAAGCTGTCTCAAGATTATAATGCCTGGTTGTCGTGGTGTACGTCAGGATATTCGGTGTAAATTGGTAAGGGAACCAGCGAATTGTAAGATAATTGCTAATCCTTATCCAAGTTACTCCGAATGCAACCATCCGAAATCGAAATCAAAACCTCCTAACGAATGTGAGTGCATGAAAATACGTTCGATGTGTGATATTTGGACAATATTGCGAAAGAAACAGATACTTTAG